Proteins encoded in a region of the Sphingopyxis sp. OAS728 genome:
- a CDS encoding cell wall hydrolase, with translation MKPELSLTARSTWRDPLPEKPAGPGRAFWAAIVGVVAVACLAFLLTSGQFRAPRFFGPYSVSVPLNFHAYDPERWAIMNAEDYADALKIDPTLPNPDSVGYGDAAALPPTDPALLRDEAFVGPPAKSYVFRGVTALDRERAHYCLTAAIYYEAASETDDGMRGVAQTVINRVRHPSFPNTVCGVVFQGSQRAGVCQFTFSCDGAMARTPERRNWLRASRIASAALGGYVFPKVGLATHYHTQAIWPRWGKSLVMTNIVGAHIFHRWRGRWGMPDAFRAPYPGREPVPGPYLPLAQQLAILKGQGLPPGAGPAPMLTGAAAPLPDTPAAPLPGTIAPATPVAPPPVAAPAAPTYADPRLNQSGQIREEFRGSGEWKQ, from the coding sequence ATGAAGCCCGAACTGTCCCTGACCGCCCGCTCGACGTGGCGCGATCCGCTGCCGGAAAAGCCCGCGGGGCCGGGGCGTGCCTTTTGGGCGGCGATCGTCGGGGTGGTTGCGGTCGCTTGCCTCGCCTTTCTGCTGACGAGCGGACAATTTCGTGCACCCCGCTTCTTCGGGCCGTACAGCGTCTCGGTGCCGCTCAACTTTCACGCCTATGATCCCGAACGCTGGGCGATCATGAATGCCGAGGATTATGCCGACGCGCTGAAGATTGATCCGACTTTGCCCAATCCCGACAGCGTCGGTTATGGCGACGCTGCGGCATTGCCTCCGACCGACCCCGCGCTGCTGCGCGACGAAGCCTTTGTCGGGCCGCCGGCCAAAAGCTACGTCTTTCGTGGAGTCACCGCGCTCGACCGCGAGCGTGCGCATTACTGCCTGACCGCCGCCATCTATTACGAGGCCGCGTCCGAAACCGACGACGGGATGCGCGGCGTCGCGCAGACGGTGATCAACCGCGTCCGCCACCCGAGCTTTCCGAACACGGTGTGCGGCGTCGTCTTCCAGGGATCGCAGCGCGCGGGCGTGTGCCAGTTCACCTTCAGCTGCGACGGTGCGATGGCACGCACACCCGAACGGCGAAACTGGCTGCGCGCGAGCCGGATCGCGTCGGCGGCGCTCGGCGGCTATGTCTTCCCGAAGGTGGGCCTTGCCACCCATTATCATACGCAGGCGATCTGGCCGCGCTGGGGCAAGAGCCTCGTGATGACCAACATCGTCGGCGCGCATATCTTTCATCGCTGGCGCGGGCGCTGGGGCATGCCCGACGCGTTTCGCGCGCCCTATCCAGGCCGCGAACCGGTGCCCGGCCCTTATCTGCCGCTCGCGCAGCAGCTGGCGATCCTCAAGGGCCAGGGCCTGCCACCCGGTGCCGGGCCCGCGCCAATGCTCACCGGCGCCGCCGCACCGCTTCCCGACACGCCCGCGGCTCCGCTCCCCGGCACGATTGCTCCCGCCACCCCCGTCGCACCGCCGCCGGTTGCCGCGCCAGCCGCACCAACCTACGCTGACCCGCGGCTCAACCAGTCGGGTCAGATCCGCGAAGAATTCCGCGGTAGCGGAGAGTGGAAACAGTGA
- the dmeF gene encoding CDF family Co(II)/Ni(II) efflux transporter DmeF: MSFDTETEALVHDHIFLGKRHDQNARRTLWVVALTAVMMVGEIAAGIAFNSMALLADGFHMATHAGALGIAAIAYAYAKRHSTSGRYSFGTGKVGDLAGFASALVLGIVALGIAYESTIRLVNPSPVEFGEATIIAVIGLGVNIVSALLLGHGHDHSHDHDHDHHGHVHEKDNNLRSAYLHVVADALTSVLAIAALLGGRYLGWVWLDPAMGVVGAIVIAVWAWSLMRDTGKVLLDATDSALETEIRTLVEAPGDAKIIDLHVWRVGPGAHSAIISVVGATREAICARVKPVHEIEHLTVEIR, translated from the coding sequence ATGTCGTTCGATACCGAAACCGAAGCGCTGGTCCACGACCATATTTTCCTCGGCAAGCGGCACGACCAGAATGCGCGGCGCACCTTGTGGGTCGTCGCGCTGACCGCAGTGATGATGGTCGGCGAGATCGCAGCGGGGATCGCGTTCAACTCGATGGCGCTGCTCGCCGACGGTTTCCACATGGCGACGCATGCGGGGGCGCTCGGCATCGCCGCGATCGCTTATGCCTATGCGAAGCGACACTCGACGAGCGGCCGCTACAGCTTCGGGACCGGCAAGGTCGGCGACCTTGCCGGCTTTGCTTCGGCGCTGGTGCTCGGCATCGTCGCGCTCGGCATCGCGTATGAATCGACGATCCGCCTCGTCAATCCCAGCCCTGTCGAATTCGGTGAGGCGACGATCATCGCGGTGATCGGCCTTGGCGTGAATATCGTCAGCGCCTTGTTGCTCGGTCATGGGCATGACCATTCGCACGATCATGATCACGACCATCACGGCCACGTACACGAGAAAGACAATAATCTCCGCTCGGCCTATCTCCACGTCGTCGCCGACGCGCTAACCTCGGTGCTCGCAATCGCCGCCTTGCTCGGCGGGCGCTATCTCGGCTGGGTGTGGCTCGATCCCGCGATGGGGGTGGTCGGCGCGATCGTTATCGCGGTGTGGGCATGGTCGCTGATGCGCGACACGGGCAAAGTACTGCTCGATGCGACCGACTCCGCGCTCGAGACTGAAATCCGTACACTCGTCGAAGCGCCCGGCGACGCGAAGATCATCGATCTGCACGTCTGGCGTGTCGGGCCCGGCGCGCATTCGGCGATCATCAGCGTTGTCGGCGCAACCCGCGAGGCGATCTGCGCGCGGGTCAAACCGGTCCACGAAATCGAGCATCTTACGGTCGAGATCCGCTGA
- a CDS encoding TIGR02186 family protein: MSAPRALLLSLAALLLPVTAHAADPRLVPDVSSRAIDIQYSFTGEELLLFGAILYPGQRLPDDRADIVVVLKGPVRPIVLREKRRVAGIWVNASSIRLRTSPGFYAIGSSRPIDKLVDERTAAIFELGLANLSMSPSGFSEARKLERFEAGLTDLYRRSGLFVENPAAVEITEGVLYRARIPVPARVPVGTYRAETYLISRGRVLAVASRDVQIRKAGFERFVALAAQRHGFLYGLSAVFLSLVLGYGASAIFRRR, from the coding sequence ATGAGCGCGCCACGCGCCTTGCTGCTGTCGCTCGCCGCGCTGCTGTTGCCCGTGACGGCGCACGCCGCCGATCCGCGGCTGGTGCCCGACGTGTCGAGCCGCGCGATCGACATCCAGTACAGCTTTACCGGCGAGGAATTGCTGCTGTTCGGCGCGATCCTCTATCCCGGCCAGCGCCTTCCCGACGACCGCGCCGATATCGTCGTCGTGCTGAAGGGGCCAGTGCGGCCGATCGTGCTGCGCGAAAAGCGCCGCGTTGCCGGCATCTGGGTCAATGCCAGCAGCATCCGTCTGCGCACGTCGCCGGGCTTTTACGCGATCGGCTCGTCGCGCCCGATCGACAAGCTGGTCGACGAACGCACCGCCGCGATCTTCGAACTCGGGCTCGCCAATCTGTCGATGTCGCCGAGTGGATTCTCGGAGGCGAGGAAGCTCGAGCGTTTCGAGGCGGGGCTGACCGATCTCTACCGCCGCTCGGGCCTGTTCGTCGAAAACCCCGCCGCGGTCGAAATTACCGAAGGCGTGCTCTATCGCGCGCGCATTCCGGTGCCGGCGCGCGTTCCCGTCGGCACGTACCGCGCCGAAACCTATCTGATCAGCCGCGGCCGCGTGCTCGCGGTCGCCTCGCGCGATGTCCAGATCCGCAAGGCGGGATTCGAACGTTTCGTCGCGCTCGCGGCACAACGGCACGGCTTCCTCTATGGCCTTTCCGCCGTATTCCTGTCGCTCGTTCTCGGTTACGGCGCTTCGGCTATTTTCCGCCGCCGCTGA
- a CDS encoding VOC family protein, translating to MGHVKGIGGLFFRSRDPEALAAWYRERLGVGGGCSADESVPPNQWVWNVTAGPLVFAPFKADTDYFASDRQHMLNLRVDDLDAVLVPFREAGDKIITKDEWDDPAVGRFARVHDPEGNPIELWEPPKG from the coding sequence ATGGGACATGTCAAAGGCATCGGCGGGCTGTTTTTCCGGTCGCGCGACCCCGAGGCGCTTGCCGCTTGGTATCGTGAACGGCTGGGCGTCGGCGGTGGATGCAGCGCCGACGAGAGCGTGCCGCCGAACCAATGGGTGTGGAATGTCACCGCAGGTCCGCTCGTCTTCGCGCCGTTCAAGGCCGACACCGACTATTTCGCCTCCGACCGGCAGCATATGCTGAACCTGCGCGTCGACGATCTCGACGCCGTGCTGGTGCCGTTCCGCGAGGCGGGCGACAAGATCATCACCAAGGATGAGTGGGATGATCCCGCAGTCGGCCGCTTTGCGCGCGTGCACGACCCCGAAGGCAACCCCATCGAGCTTTGGGAGCCGCCGAAGGGGTAA
- a CDS encoding ATP-binding protein, with protein sequence MDMQGGGFGASDLTAAQHVRLAGGGVAAPVAPVANHHRDDLLIGEVVDISGSASRILIDAAAVGKLSSSSDSAVAMAGQVGAQVKVRVGNIWLIASIREQQLHERGEGLILATIDFLGEGEEEKITGRIHNFRRGVTRYPIPGSQVFAATSADLKQIYAADERAHVEIGTVYPTKDIRGSLYVDAMLGKHFALLGSTGTGKSTSAALILHKICELAPQGHIVMIDPHGEYSAAFKGTGALFDVDNLAMPYWLMNFEEHCEVFVTAEGRDRQADCDVLARCLLQARTKNRLAEGMTKITVDSPIPYLLSDLLNILQNEMGKLDKATSSAPFMRIKGKIEEMRADPRYNFMFSGMLVADTMANFLGKIFRLPSDGRPISIIDVSGVPSDITGVVVAVLSRLTFDYAIWSRGEPQRPILLVCEEAHRYIPSKDIGQGQAVRKILERIAKEGRKYGVSLGLITQRPSDLAEGVLSQCGTIISMRLNNERDQHFVKAAMPEGARGFIDSIPALRNRECIVCGEGVSIPIRVYLDTLDEDKRPASSDPLFSKLWRETGGELEILERVVKRWRSQGR encoded by the coding sequence ATGGATATGCAAGGTGGCGGATTTGGCGCCAGTGATTTGACGGCGGCGCAGCATGTCAGGCTTGCCGGCGGGGGTGTAGCGGCGCCGGTGGCGCCGGTCGCGAACCATCATCGTGACGATCTGCTGATCGGCGAAGTCGTCGATATTTCGGGATCGGCCTCGCGCATCCTCATCGACGCCGCAGCGGTCGGCAAATTGTCGTCGTCCAGCGATTCCGCAGTGGCGATGGCCGGACAGGTCGGCGCGCAGGTCAAGGTCCGCGTCGGCAACATCTGGTTGATCGCCAGCATCCGCGAACAGCAACTGCACGAACGCGGCGAAGGGCTCATCCTCGCGACGATCGACTTCCTCGGCGAGGGCGAGGAAGAAAAGATCACCGGCCGCATTCACAATTTCCGCCGCGGTGTTACCCGCTACCCGATCCCGGGCAGCCAGGTTTTCGCGGCGACCAGCGCCGACCTCAAGCAGATTTATGCCGCCGACGAACGCGCGCATGTCGAAATCGGTACCGTCTATCCGACCAAGGATATTCGCGGTTCGCTTTACGTCGACGCGATGCTGGGCAAGCATTTCGCGCTGCTCGGATCGACCGGTACGGGTAAATCGACCAGCGCCGCGCTGATCCTCCACAAGATTTGCGAGCTCGCCCCGCAGGGCCATATCGTGATGATCGACCCGCACGGCGAATATTCGGCGGCGTTCAAGGGGACGGGTGCGCTGTTCGACGTCGACAACCTCGCAATGCCCTATTGGCTGATGAATTTCGAGGAACATTGCGAAGTGTTCGTCACTGCCGAGGGTCGCGACCGCCAAGCCGATTGCGACGTGCTCGCGCGCTGCCTGCTCCAGGCGCGCACCAAGAACCGGCTCGCCGAGGGGATGACCAAGATCACGGTCGATTCGCCGATCCCCTATCTGCTCTCCGACCTGCTCAACATTCTGCAGAACGAGATGGGCAAGCTCGACAAGGCAACCTCGTCCGCGCCCTTCATGCGCATCAAGGGCAAGATCGAGGAAATGCGCGCCGACCCGCGCTATAATTTCATGTTCTCGGGCATGCTTGTCGCCGACACCATGGCGAATTTCCTCGGCAAGATTTTCCGCCTGCCGTCGGACGGCCGGCCGATCTCGATCATCGACGTGTCGGGGGTGCCGTCGGATATTACCGGCGTCGTCGTTGCGGTGCTGTCGCGACTGACCTTCGACTATGCGATCTGGTCACGCGGCGAGCCGCAGCGTCCGATCCTGCTCGTCTGCGAAGAGGCGCACCGCTACATCCCGTCGAAGGACATCGGGCAGGGTCAGGCGGTGCGCAAGATCCTCGAACGCATCGCCAAGGAAGGCCGTAAATATGGCGTATCGCTGGGCCTCATCACCCAGCGCCCGTCCGACCTTGCCGAAGGCGTGCTGTCGCAGTGCGGCACGATCATCTCGATGCGCCTCAACAACGAGCGCGACCAGCATTTCGTGAAAGCTGCGATGCCCGAAGGCGCGCGCGGCTTCATCGATTCGATCCCGGCGCTGCGTAACCGCGAATGCATCGTCTGCGGCGAAGGCGTGTCGATCCCGATCCGCGTCTATCTCGACACGCTCGACGAGGACAAGCGGCCGGCGTCGAGCGATCCGCTCTTCTCGAAACTGTGGCGCGAAACCGGCGGCGAGCTCGAGATACTCGAGCGCGTGGTCAAGCGCTGGCGCAGTCAGGGCCGGTAA
- a CDS encoding DUF1772 domain-containing protein: MESPLIDALLWFSIVACGLLAGLYFTFSAFAMTALGRIETPAGVAAMNSINRVIQRSLFMPLFVGSSLSSLTLAVIGALHPGEAWACAALAGGCIYFVGMFVVTMLFNVPRNNALDASDPAAPAGQALWARYCREWTAWNHVRTLASTAAMILFVMALAAR, from the coding sequence ATGGAAAGTCCGTTGATTGACGCGCTGCTCTGGTTTTCGATCGTTGCGTGCGGGCTGCTTGCCGGGCTCTATTTCACCTTCTCCGCCTTTGCGATGACCGCGCTCGGTCGCATCGAGACGCCCGCGGGCGTCGCCGCGATGAATAGCATTAACCGGGTAATTCAGCGGTCCCTATTCATGCCGCTGTTCGTCGGGTCGAGCCTGTCGAGCCTCACGCTCGCCGTTATCGGCGCGCTGCATCCCGGCGAAGCCTGGGCCTGCGCCGCGTTGGCCGGCGGCTGCATCTATTTCGTCGGCATGTTCGTCGTGACGATGCTCTTCAACGTGCCGCGCAACAATGCGCTCGACGCCAGCGATCCAGCCGCACCCGCAGGTCAGGCCCTCTGGGCACGTTATTGCAGGGAATGGACCGCATGGAACCATGTCCGCACCCTTGCATCCACGGCAGCGATGATCCTGTTTGTGATGGCGCTCGCCGCGCGGTGA